GCTTCTTGCCAGAGCCAAAGCGAGCCCTCGTTCGATCCGTACGGCAATTGGGGAAACCGCAACTGCACCGGGTCATCTTCCCAGCCGCAGACTGGGCAAATCTCGTAGCTGCCGGTTGGATCGTCAAAAACTTCAAAACCGCAAGCGGGGCATGGGTAGGGCATCGTGATCGGTTTTCCAATCCTTGTTCGCAGGAATATCAAAACATATCGAGGCAATCGATTCGGCCATCTTGGCGGCGATTCGCGAAATTGGCGCTCGCCTGCGTCTCGGCGCCATATTCTTCGACGGCTGCTCCATTCTCGCGCACAGCTTTCTCGGTTGTCTAGCGGAGTACTTGGTCATTGCTTGAGATCGATTTGTCGCAGCCCAGGGGAAATGCTACAAACGTGAAGCCTCTTCTAGGGGTGTCGACTAGAAACGACTCTCCAGCAGCACGCACATGCCTTACGAAAACGCCAGCATGCGAAGGAAGACCATCGTCGCGGTGGTGCTTTTTCAGTTTCTCATCGGCGCATCGATCTGCATCCTCGGCATTTTGAAGATCGATACGAACATCGAAGATGTGATGCAATGGCTCCCCGACCATTCGGACGAGCGCGACCTTTATGAGTCGCTAGTGTCGCGGTTCGGCGTCGATGATTTTCTGCTGGTGACTTGGGACGACTGTACGGCCGACGACCCGCGCCGACAGTTGGTCGAAGATCGGTTGCAGCGAGACGATGTCAGCGGGCTCGTCGCAAAGACGATCTCAGGCGCCAACTTGCTGGAGAACAACAGTGCAGGCTATGAGACGCAGGGGGCGATTATCGAGCGGTTTCGCGGGTTCTTCTTTGGTGAGAACGACCAGACCTGTATTGCGATCATTCTGACTAAATCAGGCATGACGAATCGATTGGATTCGATGGAGTTTGTCGAAACGGCCGTGCGCGACAGTGTCGGCGCCGATCAAGCGGGATTGCTGATCGTCGGCTATCCGGCGATTTCAGCGGAAGGGGATAAGCTGATCCGCCAGAATTTGACCAACGCGCTGCTGCCGTGTTGCCTGTTGGCGACAATTGTGGCGTGGTTCTTTCTCCGAGACCTGCGGCTGGTTCTGGTGGTCTTCCTCACCAGCGGCGTCGCCAGCGGCATGAGCATCGCAATAGTGACCTTGAGCGGTTACAAATGGGGCGGCCTGACTTCGGCGATCCCTGCGCTCACGTTTATCCTGTCGGTTTCCGGTACGTTGCATCTGATCAATTATGCCCGCGGCGCCGATCATTCTCAGATCGCCGCAACGGCGCTGCGGCTTGGTTGGAAGCCTTGTCTCTTTTCCGCATTGACCACGGCGGTCAGCATGTTGTCGCTCAGTCATAGTGAATATCAGGCGATCCGCGAATTTGGATTTTTTTGCGCAGCTGGCGTGGTGAATTCGGTCTTTTGGCAATTAGCGTTCGCACCTTGGGCGTTGCAGTTGATCGCAGGAAAAATCGAGACCGGGCGTGCTGGCGCGTCACTGGCTCCGTTACATGACTGGACAGCGGCGCATCCACGTTTTGTCTTTGGCTGGTTCGTCGTAGCGCTTGTGGTGACGGCCTGCGGCTTGCCGATGCTCCAAAGCGGGCTCGAGGTCGAAGAGATGTTCGGATCTGAGATCGCGACGATTCGCGACGTCGCCCGCTTTGAGGCGAAGATCGGTCCGATCGACCAAACCGAACTGCTGGTCGAATTTGTCGCCGCTGATCCGGCTCAGTTGGCGGATCGAGCGGCCGCGATTCGCCAACTGCAAACGGTTCTGGAAGAAACCGCGGAAGTCGACGCAACCTTGTCTGCGACTGCCTGGTTGCCGCCGGAATCGGAGAAGCGCGGGATCGCCGGCGTGAGCCAGCGCGTCTTGTACCGCAAAAAGCTGGCAGGCTTACGCGAGCAATTGACCGAGACTTCTTATTTGTCGCTTCAGTCGACGCCCTCTGGCGAAGCGATCGAAACTTGGCGAATCAGTCTGCGCTTTCCCTTTTCGAAAAGCGTCGATTTTGAGCAGTTGCGAGATTCGGTGGCGATCGTCGCCAAGCAAGAACTGGCGAAACGGTATTCGCCCGACGAGATCCAGATTCAACAGACCGGCGTTGGCCTGCTGTACCATGTCGCGCAAAACAAGTTGATGGCCGATCTCTTTTTCAACTATCTGCTGGCTTTCGCCGTCATCTGCCCGTTGATGATGCTGGCGCTTTGGTCGGTTCCGTTGGGCCTGCTGTCGATGATCCCCAACTGTTTTCCGGCGATCTGTTTGTACGGAGCGATCGGACTGTGGGGGCAACCGATCGATATCGGCATTGCCATCGCCGGTTGCATCGCGCTGGGAATTGCGGTCGACGATACGACCCATTTTATGATGCGGGCCAAAGAAATCGCGCTACGCGAAGAGGGATCGTCGAGAATCACTAGCAGCGCAATCCGAATCGCCTATGCGCAATGTTCACGCGCCATGTTGGCGACAACGTTGATCGCGACGGTGGGACTCGCCGCCTTCTTAAATCAGACGTTGTTGGTGATGTCGCGTTTTTCGCTGGTCTTGATTCTCTCACTGCTCATCGCACTCGTTTGCGATCTGTTGCTGCTGCCGGCGCTGCTTTATACGTTTCGCGTGACGGGCCCGCCGGATGGTAGGCGGGTAGAAGTGGGAGATCGCAAATCGAGTTGCTCAAGCGGCTATTAGGAAGCTTTCTCTAAGGTTGCTTGAAGTAAGCCGCGCATTGTCCTTATCCAGTGATGCGAAAAATTCGCACCGCTCTCCGAAATTCGATCACGGCGCCGAGAATGAGGAGGAAGTACGAGAAACGGTAATGGTTCTCTTCTCCATTCCTTTCGCTTCCAACGCTCGCTCCATGCGACTTTGAGATTGCATCGTTGACAATGCTTGGAAGACGCTCAACGCACTGTCGATTTCATCCTCGGTTAACGACGCAGTCACGGTCGCGCGGATTCTCGGCTTGTCCATCGGCACGGCTGGGTAGAAGACCGGAACGACAAAGAGCCCCTGATCGCGACAGAAACCGACGGCTTCCAACGTTTCTTTTTCGGTCGAGAAGATGATCGGAACGACCGCCGATTCGGTTGGCGGCACTTCAAAGCCGAGTTGCCGCAGCCCGCTCACAAATTGGTCGCACAGCCTTCGCAGCCGATCGGCCAAATGAGGCTCACGTTGAATGATCTCGAAGCACTTACGAGCCGCGCCGACTTGGGCCGCCGGCAATGCCGCCGAGAAGATGAAGCCTCGTGCGGTGTGCTTGAGAAAATCG
The nucleotide sequence above comes from Blastopirellula sp. J2-11. Encoded proteins:
- a CDS encoding efflux RND transporter permease subunit; this encodes MPYENASMRRKTIVAVVLFQFLIGASICILGILKIDTNIEDVMQWLPDHSDERDLYESLVSRFGVDDFLLVTWDDCTADDPRRQLVEDRLQRDDVSGLVAKTISGANLLENNSAGYETQGAIIERFRGFFFGENDQTCIAIILTKSGMTNRLDSMEFVETAVRDSVGADQAGLLIVGYPAISAEGDKLIRQNLTNALLPCCLLATIVAWFFLRDLRLVLVVFLTSGVASGMSIAIVTLSGYKWGGLTSAIPALTFILSVSGTLHLINYARGADHSQIAATALRLGWKPCLFSALTTAVSMLSLSHSEYQAIREFGFFCAAGVVNSVFWQLAFAPWALQLIAGKIETGRAGASLAPLHDWTAAHPRFVFGWFVVALVVTACGLPMLQSGLEVEEMFGSEIATIRDVARFEAKIGPIDQTELLVEFVAADPAQLADRAAAIRQLQTVLEETAEVDATLSATAWLPPESEKRGIAGVSQRVLYRKKLAGLREQLTETSYLSLQSTPSGEAIETWRISLRFPFSKSVDFEQLRDSVAIVAKQELAKRYSPDEIQIQQTGVGLLYHVAQNKLMADLFFNYLLAFAVICPLMMLALWSVPLGLLSMIPNCFPAICLYGAIGLWGQPIDIGIAIAGCIALGIAVDDTTHFMMRAKEIALREEGSSRITSSAIRIAYAQCSRAMLATTLIATVGLAAFLNQTLLVMSRFSLVLILSLLIALVCDLLLLPALLYTFRVTGPPDGRRVEVGDRKSSCSSGY